From Trichoderma atroviride chromosome 1, complete sequence, one genomic window encodes:
- a CDS encoding uncharacterized protein (EggNog:ENOG41) yields MASVEATFLAPWVGDQKPPPSPLASNPVVFRRRYSTGLNLLDRKKDDKRASMIEPPIMTPKLMKSTYIEDDDDLDDDDLDKHDNTMSLAEFFKSNQPPSDNFMSVPYVYGEDKERESKWHKFMSIKRRSKSVPRPPVNIQLPDSAVSGVTSGGHRHIAISIPLDAMPFAADSKSQDDTNVKNNTGVKSGGAKPTYGTLPRNFAVQTYSEENGSITVYHPITTETPEGLAKALPSPSHRSSILSQQSIISASSLGERSNHTQSSHRRSNSQSTGGYSTEASTVASTKSKQPHYFSIFPKPTALPQGLHPTPPRRPNNQQRSAKATSMVVAASQKHHHPAHSASIDGLLSLIKDEENVRDGYNKKPLPSPPPKSEARNKQQYKPGIGFPSPITEETDGSSVGSNRAVRKAVSTQSMLSVSKETPSRPSTAGSIQSRRDKVRDKKRRDMEAVRNAKMLKELQQRRQSEDAQKGEEVEGANADEQGKGKGPQKASPIYTLCPIVVVADLQPSPGLPQETPVSTPRVSSPRVSSPSHSTTSQMRLSRDIDSELYLEQKRNMMDKQILRLYESYHENRLRDVERRIRRLERNGDVWLRALVPVLDDMSRNIKTITPSLNTNKFTDAEGRGWASDDEISAERKARSTKRNKATTRRSSLSRGRIAAGLIGEKLMSDDSEWSDTMSKSDDASGLGIIEPLMRELAGEARRRQQQIAERTADDWRGNTV; encoded by the coding sequence ATGGCGAGTGTCGAGGCAACGTTTTTAGCACCGTGGGTGGGGGACCAAAAACCACCTCCGTCACCGCTTGCTTCTAATCCTGTCGTCTTTCGTCGTCGGTATAGCACCGGTCTTAATCTCTTGGATCGCAAAAAAGACGACAAGAGAGCTTCCATGATCGAACCACCAATCATGACACCAAAGCTCATGAAGAGCACTTacattgaagatgatgacgatcTGGACGACGATGATCTCGACAAGCATGATAACACCATGAGCTTGGCTGAATTTTTCAAGTCCAATCAGCCACCGTCGGACAACTTCATGTCGGTTCCCTATGTTTACggagaagacaaagagcGAGAATCAAAATGGCATAAATTCATGAGCatcaagagaagaagcaaatcCGTTCCCAGGCCACCGGTCAACATTCAACTTCCAGACTCAGCCGTGTCGGGCGTTACGAGCGGTGGACACCGACACATTGCCATCTCGATCCCTCTCGATGCCATGCCGTTTGCAGCCGACTCAAAGTCACAAGACGATACGAACGTGAAGAATAATACTGGTGTCAAGTCGGGAGGGGCAAAGCCCACGTACGGTACTCTCCCACGGAATTTTGCGGTCCAGACATACTCTGAGGAGAATGGCTCCATCACCGTTTACCACCCAATCACAACAGAGACGCCCGAGGGATTGGCCAAAGCTCTTCCCTCACCTTCACACCGCTCCAGCATTCTGTCCCAGCAGTCTATTATATCGGCATCGAGCCTGGGTGAAAGGAGCAACCACACCCAAAGCAGCCATCGACGGTCCAATAGCCAGTCCACGGGGGGCTACTCTACAGAAGCATCTACAGTAGCCAGCACCAAGAGCAAGCAACCTCACTACTTTAGCATATTCCCAAAGCCTACTGCTCTGCCGCAGGGGCTTCACCCAACTCCCCCAAGAAGGCCGAACAATCAGCAGCGATCAGCAAAAGCAACGAGCATGGTGGTTGCTGCCAGTCAAAAACATCACCATCCAGCACATTCGGCTTCAATTGACGGCCTGTTGAGTTTAATCAAAGACGAGGAGAACGTTCGGGACGGATATAACAAAAAGCCACTGCCATCCCCTCCTCCAAAGAGCGAAGCCAGAAACAAGCAGCAGTACAAGCCGGGCATCGGATTTCCTTCTCCCATCACCGAGGAAACAGATGGCTCTTCAGTAGGCAGCAACCGTGCCGTTCGAAAGGCTGTATCTACTCAATCAATGTTGTCAGTCAGCAAGGAGACGCCTTCTCGTCCCTCCACAGCGGGCTCAATACAGAGCCGTCGCGATAAGGTTCGagacaagaagaggagagataTGGAAGCCGTCCGAAACGCAAAAATGTTAAAGGAGCTGCAACAACGACGACAATCGGAAGATGCGCAGAAGGGTGAAGAGGTAGAAGGCGCCAATGCAGAcgagcaaggcaaaggcaaaggccctCAAAAGGCATCTCCCATCTACACACTCTGCCCtattgtcgtcgtcgctgatCTCCAGCCCTCACCGGGATTGCCCCAAGAGACTCCTGTATCTACACCACGCGTCTCTTCACCACGTGTCTCGTCACCAAGCCACTCTACAACAAGCCAGATGCGGCTTTCTCGTGACATTGACAGCGAACTGTATCTGGAGCAAAAGCGCAACATGATGGACAAGCAAATCTTACGGCTCTACGAATCTTACCACGAGAATCGTCTCCGAGACGTGGAGCGTCGCATACGCCGCCTGGAGCGCAATGGCGACGTCTGGCTGCGGGCATTGGTGCCCGTGTTGGACGATATGAGCCGTAACATCAAGACCATCACCCCGTCactcaacaccaacaagTTTACAGATGCAGAGGGTCGAGGCTGGGCTTCAGACGATGAAATTAGCGCAGAGCGCAAAGCTCGCAGCACCAAGCGCAACAAGGCGACGACAAGGAGATCCAGCTTGTCTCGCGGCCGGATTGCGGCAGGACTGATTGGAGAGAAGCTGATGTCTGACGACAGTGAATGGAGTGACACGATGAGCAAGAGCGACGACGCAAGCGGCCTTGGAATAATCGAGCCGTTGATGAGAGAACTGGCTGGCGAAGCACGACGAagacagcagcagattgCTGAGCGGACGGCTGATGACTGGCGTGGCAACACTGTATAA